The following are encoded together in the Flavihumibacter fluvii genome:
- a CDS encoding SusC/RagA family TonB-linked outer membrane protein, whose product MRKCSLRAALCLLLTAILFSPVALAQQQKQQVTGTIRNEKGEPVPGASVVEKNQSNGTLSGDDGRFSISVTNNKATLVISYAGFAAMEIKTSNNKEINIVLTPDGRSLNEVVVVGYGTQKKASLTGAVASVKGADLIQSPSVNVANAIAGRVPGVIANNRSGRPGEDGSTILIRGMNSFGGGTSPLFVVDGIPDRDFSRINPADIENITVLKDASAAIYGVRSANGVVLVTTKRGRSGKPTIDYDGSYGVQQLTRLPGIVNAWQYMTYYNEINPNTYAQEEIDKYKAGNDPNYTSTDWINEVFRKNAPQTAHSLSVRGGSENVKYFFSGQYLDQGSNFDNSIEHYKQFNIRSNIDARISKNLKVNLDIAARTEQREYPTYGVNSILHETRSIYPFIPVRWPNGSLSAGVSNGRNPVILTTGAPGYNDINSYILNPTAGFDWQLPFLTKGLSVSGYAAFDINIRNQKIFTKPWDAYSYNKTTDTYSNQYGSTAITSVTQDDRKTTAQTLFLKIGYDRQFGLHGVQAFVGYEQNSSDYGQTYAFRKNLLSSQVDQIFTGSAEGQIGTGSAAQDGRLSYLGRVGYNYNNKYLVEFSFRQNGSFNFPSGERWGFFPAVSAGWRISEEKFFSNNIHFIDQLKLRASWGLMGNDAVAQYLFLTRYQIVTNMNYYTYFGSNYAMATTLQLSSTPNPNITWETQDTRNIGIDMTLLKGRLNISADYFQYLRKDILAQRSASIPLYTGMALPPENIGKSQNRGFDFSALFNDHIGEFSYSIGANMTYAKSKVIFRDESANVPEWQKSEGHPIDSWLVYTTDGIYHNQKEIDESVHLPGVKPGDLKIIDVDDNGTITSNDMVRKYESATPKFVYGLTLGGAYKGFGVNLLFSGQAMARQMILSQMQGSLIAPPQWLYDGRWTEDRPEAQYPRAFNSSSTYNSIYADYWLKSAAFLRLKTLEVSYTFPKENISKLGLGSLRVYASGFNLFSVDQMKAYGIDPETNNITGVNYPQSRIFRFGVNIGF is encoded by the coding sequence ATGAGAAAGTGTTCCTTGAGGGCAGCGCTTTGCCTGCTCCTCACAGCAATCCTATTTTCGCCTGTGGCCCTGGCCCAGCAGCAAAAGCAACAGGTTACGGGTACCATCCGTAACGAAAAGGGCGAACCGGTTCCCGGCGCCTCGGTAGTTGAAAAAAACCAATCCAATGGAACCCTGTCCGGGGACGATGGCCGGTTCTCCATCAGTGTTACCAATAACAAAGCGACCCTGGTTATTTCCTATGCAGGATTCGCAGCGATGGAGATTAAAACATCCAATAACAAAGAAATCAATATTGTACTTACACCCGATGGACGGTCCCTGAATGAAGTGGTGGTGGTTGGTTATGGGACGCAGAAAAAAGCCAGTCTCACTGGTGCAGTAGCATCTGTAAAAGGGGCAGACCTCATCCAGAGTCCATCCGTGAACGTTGCCAATGCGATAGCCGGCCGTGTACCGGGCGTTATCGCCAATAACCGGTCGGGCCGGCCGGGTGAAGACGGATCCACCATCCTCATCAGGGGCATGAATTCATTCGGCGGTGGAACCAGTCCATTGTTCGTAGTGGATGGCATACCCGACCGCGATTTCTCACGCATCAATCCAGCCGATATCGAAAATATCACCGTGCTGAAAGATGCATCAGCTGCTATTTATGGGGTACGATCCGCCAACGGGGTAGTATTGGTAACCACTAAAAGGGGGAGGTCGGGCAAACCCACTATCGATTACGACGGCTCCTATGGTGTGCAGCAATTGACGCGCCTTCCCGGCATCGTCAATGCCTGGCAATATATGACCTATTACAATGAGATCAATCCAAATACCTATGCCCAGGAGGAGATTGATAAATACAAAGCAGGAAATGATCCCAATTACACCAGTACCGACTGGATCAATGAAGTATTCCGGAAGAACGCACCGCAGACGGCACATTCCCTTTCGGTGCGCGGCGGATCGGAGAATGTAAAATACTTTTTCAGTGGGCAGTACCTCGACCAGGGCAGTAATTTCGACAACAGTATTGAGCACTATAAACAATTCAATATCCGCTCCAATATAGATGCGCGGATTTCCAAAAACCTGAAAGTGAACCTGGATATCGCTGCCCGTACTGAACAGCGTGAATATCCTACCTATGGTGTGAACAGCATCCTGCATGAAACCCGTTCCATATATCCGTTCATCCCGGTACGCTGGCCCAATGGCTCACTGAGTGCTGGTGTATCGAATGGCAGGAACCCGGTCATCTTAACCACAGGTGCACCGGGGTATAATGATATCAATAGTTATATCCTTAACCCCACCGCAGGCTTCGACTGGCAACTGCCTTTCCTCACGAAAGGATTGTCCGTGAGTGGTTATGCAGCATTTGATATTAACATCAGGAACCAGAAGATCTTCACTAAGCCCTGGGACGCATATTCCTATAACAAAACAACTGATACTTATTCCAACCAATATGGATCAACCGCTATTACCAGTGTAACGCAGGACGATCGCAAGACTACTGCGCAGACCCTGTTCCTTAAGATCGGGTATGACAGGCAGTTTGGATTGCATGGCGTACAGGCCTTTGTAGGCTATGAACAAAATTCCTCCGATTATGGACAGACCTATGCCTTCAGGAAGAACCTGCTGAGCAGCCAGGTAGACCAGATTTTTACCGGTAGCGCAGAGGGCCAGATCGGCACCGGGTCGGCCGCGCAGGATGGCCGCCTGAGTTATCTCGGCAGGGTAGGCTATAACTACAATAACAAGTACCTGGTAGAATTCAGTTTCCGCCAGAATGGGTCCTTCAATTTCCCATCCGGCGAACGCTGGGGATTCTTCCCGGCCGTATCAGCCGGCTGGCGGATCTCGGAAGAAAAATTCTTCAGCAACAATATCCATTTTATAGACCAGCTGAAACTGCGTGCATCCTGGGGACTGATGGGTAATGATGCCGTTGCGCAATACCTTTTCCTTACCAGGTACCAGATCGTTACCAATATGAACTACTATACCTATTTCGGTAGCAATTATGCTATGGCCACCACGCTGCAATTGTCCAGCACACCCAATCCCAATATTACCTGGGAAACACAGGATACCCGCAATATTGGTATTGATATGACCCTGCTGAAGGGCAGGCTGAATATCAGCGCAGACTATTTCCAATACCTGCGGAAGGATATCCTGGCACAAAGAAGTGCATCGATCCCGTTGTATACCGGTATGGCTTTACCGCCGGAAAATATCGGCAAATCACAGAACCGGGGATTCGATTTCTCTGCGCTGTTTAACGATCACATCGGTGAATTCAGTTATTCCATCGGCGCAAACATGACCTATGCAAAAAGTAAAGTGATCTTCCGTGATGAATCAGCCAATGTTCCGGAATGGCAAAAATCTGAAGGACATCCCATTGACTCCTGGTTGGTCTATACCACTGACGGGATCTACCATAACCAAAAGGAAATTGATGAATCAGTGCACCTTCCGGGTGTGAAACCAGGTGACCTGAAGATCATTGATGTGGATGACAATGGTACCATCACCAGTAATGATATGGTGCGCAAATATGAATCCGCCACGCCTAAGTTTGTATATGGCCTCACTCTCGGTGGTGCTTACAAGGGATTTGGCGTGAACCTGTTGTTCTCCGGACAAGCCATGGCAAGGCAGATGATCCTTTCGCAGATGCAGGGTTCACTGATCGCACCACCACAATGGCTTTATGATGGCCGCTGGACCGAAGACCGGCCTGAAGCCCAATATCCAAGGGCATTTAATTCCAGCAGTACCTACAACAGCATTTACGCAGACTATTGGCTGAAGTCCGCCGCCTTCCTGCGTTTGAAGACCCTGGAAGTCTCTTATACCTTCCCGAAGGAAAATATTTCAAAGCTGGGCCTCGGCAGTTTACGGGTGTATGCGAGTGGGTTTAACCTCTTTTCGGTAGACCAAATGAAAGCATACGGCATAGATCCGGAAACAAATAATATCACCGGTGTGAACTATCCGCAATCGAGGATATTCCGGTTCGGTGTGAACATTGGTTTTTAA